A genomic stretch from Microcebus murinus isolate Inina chromosome 19, M.murinus_Inina_mat1.0, whole genome shotgun sequence includes:
- the ZNF789 gene encoding zinc finger protein 789 isoform X1 has translation MEAVFPAARWKELLSFEDVAMYFTREEWGHLDWAQKDLYRDVMLENYRNMILLGFQFPKPEVICQLEQWDEPWILDLPRALNRKASSSAYPGSEARYEMTMLTPKQKVSEDLESYRMSVMMQETAKKLSEKLHKCKEVVDSCRLALPTDGVDYNKGFLQNLNLHDQNVKVGWKQGRYDEDGKPFNQRSLLLRHEQIFTRAKSYECSECGKVIRRKAWFDQHQRIHFLENPFECNVCGQAFKQRSALIVHKQCHLQSKPYKCPDCGKCFRQLAYLVEHRRIHTKEKPYKCSECEKTFSQNSTLIRHQLIHSGEKPYECLECGKAFGRHSTLLCHQQIHSKPNTHKCAECGQSFGRNVDLIQHQRTHTKEEFFQCGECGKTFSFKRNLFRHQVIHTGSRPFRCDICGKSFKWHTSFIKHQGTHKGQMST, from the exons ATGGAAGCTGTGTTCCCGGCAGCCAGGTGGAAG GAGTTGCTATCATTTGAGGATGTGGCGATGTACTTCACCAGAGAGGAGTGGGGCCACCTTGACTGGGCTCAAAAGGACCTCTACAGagatgtgatgctggagaactacAGGAACATGATCTTGTTGG GATTTCAGTTTCCCAAACCTGAGGTGATCTGTCAGCTGGAGCAGTGGGACGAGCCCTGGATCCTGGATCTTCCGAGAGCTCTGAATAGGAAGGCATCCAGTAGTGCCTACCCAG GTTCTGAAGCCAGGTACGAGATGACAATGCTAACTCCAAAGCAGAAAGTTTCTGAAGATTTAGAATCATATAGGATGTCAGTGATGATGCAGGAAACAGCCAAGAAACTCTCAGAAAAGTTGCACAAATGTAAGGAAGTTGTGGACAGTTGCAGGCTTGCCCTTCCTACTGATGGTGTTGACTACAACAAGGGCTTCCTTCAAAACCTAAACCTTCATGATCAGAATGTTAAAGTAGGGTGGAAGCAGGGCAGATATGATGAGGATGGGAAACCTTTCAATCAAAGATCTTTGCTTTTGAGGCACGAGCAAATTTTTACAAGAGCAAAATCTTATGAatgcagtgaatgtggaaaaGTCATTAGGCGTAAGGCATGGTTTGATCAACATCAAAGAATTCACTTTTTAGAGAATCCCTTTGAGTGTAATGTATGTGGGCAAGCCTTCAAACAGCGATCGGCTCTTATTGTCCATAAACAGTGTCACCTGCAAAGCAAGCCATATAAATGCCCCGACTGTGGAAAGTGTTTCCGCCAGCTTGCATATCTTGTTGAACATAGGAGGATTCACACCaaagaaaaaccctacaaatgtagtGAATGTGAAAAAACATTCAGTCAGAATTCAACCCTTATTCGACATCAGTTAATCCATAgtggagaaaaaccctatgaatgcCTTGAGTGTGGAAAAGCCTTTGGTCGGCATTCAACGCTTCTGTGCCATCAACAAATTCACAGTAAACCGAACACACACAAGTGCGCTGAATGTGGACAGTCCTTTGGCCGGAATGTGGATCTCATTCAGCATCAAAGAACCCACACAAAGGAGGAATTCTTTCAATGTGGAGAATGTGGAAAAACTTTTAGTTTTAAGAGGAATCTTTTTCGACATCAGGTTATTCATACTGGAAGCAGACCCTTTAGATGTGACATATGTGGAAAATCTTTCAAGTGGCACACAAGCTTTATTAAGCATCAGGGTACTCACAAAGGACAGATGTCTACATGA
- the ZNF789 gene encoding zinc finger protein 789 isoform X2, which yields MTMLTPKQKVSEDLESYRMSVMMQETAKKLSEKLHKCKEVVDSCRLALPTDGVDYNKGFLQNLNLHDQNVKVGWKQGRYDEDGKPFNQRSLLLRHEQIFTRAKSYECSECGKVIRRKAWFDQHQRIHFLENPFECNVCGQAFKQRSALIVHKQCHLQSKPYKCPDCGKCFRQLAYLVEHRRIHTKEKPYKCSECEKTFSQNSTLIRHQLIHSGEKPYECLECGKAFGRHSTLLCHQQIHSKPNTHKCAECGQSFGRNVDLIQHQRTHTKEEFFQCGECGKTFSFKRNLFRHQVIHTGSRPFRCDICGKSFKWHTSFIKHQGTHKGQMST from the coding sequence ATGACAATGCTAACTCCAAAGCAGAAAGTTTCTGAAGATTTAGAATCATATAGGATGTCAGTGATGATGCAGGAAACAGCCAAGAAACTCTCAGAAAAGTTGCACAAATGTAAGGAAGTTGTGGACAGTTGCAGGCTTGCCCTTCCTACTGATGGTGTTGACTACAACAAGGGCTTCCTTCAAAACCTAAACCTTCATGATCAGAATGTTAAAGTAGGGTGGAAGCAGGGCAGATATGATGAGGATGGGAAACCTTTCAATCAAAGATCTTTGCTTTTGAGGCACGAGCAAATTTTTACAAGAGCAAAATCTTATGAatgcagtgaatgtggaaaaGTCATTAGGCGTAAGGCATGGTTTGATCAACATCAAAGAATTCACTTTTTAGAGAATCCCTTTGAGTGTAATGTATGTGGGCAAGCCTTCAAACAGCGATCGGCTCTTATTGTCCATAAACAGTGTCACCTGCAAAGCAAGCCATATAAATGCCCCGACTGTGGAAAGTGTTTCCGCCAGCTTGCATATCTTGTTGAACATAGGAGGATTCACACCaaagaaaaaccctacaaatgtagtGAATGTGAAAAAACATTCAGTCAGAATTCAACCCTTATTCGACATCAGTTAATCCATAgtggagaaaaaccctatgaatgcCTTGAGTGTGGAAAAGCCTTTGGTCGGCATTCAACGCTTCTGTGCCATCAACAAATTCACAGTAAACCGAACACACACAAGTGCGCTGAATGTGGACAGTCCTTTGGCCGGAATGTGGATCTCATTCAGCATCAAAGAACCCACACAAAGGAGGAATTCTTTCAATGTGGAGAATGTGGAAAAACTTTTAGTTTTAAGAGGAATCTTTTTCGACATCAGGTTATTCATACTGGAAGCAGACCCTTTAGATGTGACATATGTGGAAAATCTTTCAAGTGGCACACAAGCTTTATTAAGCATCAGGGTACTCACAAAGGACAGATGTCTACATGA